The DNA sequence TCATCCACTAATAAAGTGTCCACAATAATTAGGTGATATTTGTACCGGAGTGACTGCACTAGCCATACAAGGTCTTCGAGTTCATCAACCACGACTAAACTTTTCTGTACTTTTCATGTACGAATGCACTATCATGTTGAAGAATAATATCGTTGTCTGGGAAATTATATATGAGCCATAGTACAAACCTGATCACCTAGAATGGCCAAGCACTGGCTGTAATACAGCCAGTTAGGGTAATGACGAGACAAGCAGCAAACCCATATATGGCCGTCCAAATCATTGCTGAACTACCCGCATGTTTACTAATTGGAAGCAGGCAATACAAATTGCAGGTGATGTATATTTCCTCAAGCCGAAGCACCGTCAACATCCTTACACCACTGGTATTCCTGTATCTCATGCAGAACACTCGAAATACGAATTTCTATTCGTCTTCAACACAGTTCCTATCCTTGGAACAGACTGGTACCAGTTTCGAATAGTTTCCAGTAGAATGTGAACCCATTCTTCAACCGAAACTTTTAATTGCTTTGGAGATGTTCCAGAGGGGAATTTCCTATTCATTTATTCCTTAAAATCTCTCCATAGCGCGCAGCTGAGACTTAGAAAAATTTAGATCAAAGAGGTCGCCTGGAGGATTCGTCGTctttatttcgatttatttctgtgaaactaCACGCAATGCACCGCTGGGAGTTGGACAAAATTCGTCTGCAGATTTTTGTATGTGCTGTTTTCTGGAAAAATGTCATTCTTATTGTCAGTAAACAAGATTAGTACTGTTTTCATGGGATGCAGATTCTCTGGAAGACCATTTTTGAGCTAGCACCATCTTCTTTAAAGTATTACACGGCATAACTATACTTGTTCTCGATACTTAaatctataaaagaaaatcaaataaatggaCTGATATACATAAACTCGTTAATCTCTAGGACAAGAGTTGGTCGCCTCTAATGGCAGCCATTTGAAATCAGGacttcgatataaaataaaactataaaacaaaaattcgagaaACGGTAATTCTACAttcctttcgttttataaTCCACGTTATCGACTTCTGTTGTCGCGCGAAGTTGTTTAcctttcgttcgtttcacgCGATTCGCATCGCGTCAAGAGAGAATCGGTCGTCTCTGGCTGTTATCCGTTCGATGGATCCTCTCTTTCCTCGATCGAACGTGTTTTTCGCGTCTCGTCCTCGCGGTAGCCGCGTCGGGGCCGCTAACAAGATAAAATATATCGGGACGGTCGATCGACGGGCGCAAACGGGAACTTTTCGTTTCTAGTCTTTCGAAAATCGTTACTCGCCCCCGCCTCGAGGGGGTTGGAGGCGGCGAGGGGGAAGAAAAAAGTTCTCGTGCTCGCTTGGTGCGATTAGGGTAAAAAGGGACAGCGCCGCGAAGAAGGAGAGGGGTGGTGAGAGGGGGATCCGAGTGTCACGGAAAAGCAGAGCGCAAGAGAGAGGAGCAACCGTGGGGggaggggagagagagagaaaaataaaaggaaaaggagaaggagaaggagcGCAGAGGAGCACAGAGGGGTCGAGGGGGAGGCGGAGGTGGAGCTTGGTACGAGGACGTTGGAGAACGGCCGTAGATACAGTTAGTGGCGTCGCCGTCGGACGTCCTCGGGCGACGGCGCCACCGTCGTCCTCGTGCAGGCGTCCCTCGGCTAAAGTAGGTTAGGTCGATGAGGCCACGATGATACCGCCGCCGCCGACGTCGCCGCCGCGGTTTCTGCGCAGCGGTCTCGATTCACTCTGCCTTCTCTCTGCTGCGGGCTCgtcttcttcctttcttcgaaCCGACGATTCCGCGAATAGTCATTCGCAGTTACGGCCGCTTGATCGATTTTTCATGGTTTTTCGCGACGGTCTTTTCGAAGAAGGATCTCGAGAAATGTCGTAGGAAGTGGAGTACGGAAATTATATCCTCGTGGGGGGTCCTAGACGAAATTAGGGGGTCGGTGAATTAAGATAAATTATGATAGGAGTATTTGATAAATGGTAACGGAATATGTTGATGGTTGTTCTTTGAGGTGTTTAGGAagacaaagaaagaaactgaTGATTGTTGTTGACAGAATGATACGTGCGAGTGTATGTAAGGCGCCATATTGGTCAATCTTCAGAGTCGTCTAtatatgtaacaaatatttatgtttgagTTTGCAGAGTTGATTACGCGATAGAGCATGATTATCTCAACAAAAGATACATATGAGTGTACGTACGAGTGTAAGACCTGCGAGAGTTAATTGTATTgtacttaaaaatataaattaaaacgaacGTTCAAGGGAAATTAggatttataaacaatgaaatttggGAACTATCGATACAttccatttgtttaaatttccttATACTATATTGTTGctgaattcttttttccatttctcccGTTTCtatcagaatttttatgattttctactattatatttctaaaattatttctgtccGTTTGACAATAATGACAATAAGTATCATATAACGGGAGTAccaattgaattttaaattactttaatctAAAAGGTTCCATAAATCCGCAAAATGGAGGGACTGCTGAGCAACTATCCTAGAATGCTAATGGTCGCGTGTATAGTCACTCATGACGCCACAGGATCGATTTTCCTGTTCCTGCCATCTAGTTTCAGTCCGTTTAAAAAGTAGCGGCAACGATAACCTAAATTTCCGTATAATGCATTCTACCGTATTCACATGTTTCATTTAACCTGATGTGTATCTCCCAACATCATTTTTCATCTATTTAAAACACTGAACACTTATCAAGAATGCGTGAGAATTTTTCATGAAGACGCTTATTTTTGCGAAAGCAACGTATTCGAATATAAACGTATTCGATTCGAATTTGCCCGCCAATAAGACGACCATTGGCGTGGCAAGCTTCTTTACGAGTGTCcgatcgatttctttttcacgaTTACTGCTGCGATTAGGGTCGCTATATTCTTTGAAACTATTCAGTAATACACACAAGCTATAGAAAGTTTTcataaagaaagagaaatacaAGCATAAAGTATACTAAtcattttgtacatttatatattttccaaagtagtacattattaattttttaatttgtcatgaatagactgcggatctttatgcgaaataaaatcttcgcgaaagtgcctataaaaattgaacctaaataggaatttattttattctgcaaatattacaacatgaactttactttcaatctttcttatattcttacacattgtttgcattttatactttcttgcacattcaaattgcctataaatccataaagatccgcagtctactaatcatatgtatatgtatgttactTTCAGagttgaacaatttattcaaaatgataAAGCAATTTGATTTCATCCATCCTCATAATTCTTCAAACGTTTCGTCCAGTTAAAAATTGATCTAAATCAAATCTTAAAATTATGTCATCCCATATAAGTCCGTCCTATagacatatgtatattatgttaCTTTCAGagttgaacaatttattcaaaatgataAAGCAATTTGATTTCATCCATCCTCATAATTCTTCAAACGTTTCGTCCagttaaaaattgatgtaaACCAAATCTTAGAATTATATTATCCCGTATAAGTCCGTCCTATAGATCGtgttcatatttaataaaagaagagaaaacataagaaactgtcgctaataaccaaaggttgatgcgacgttaaatatgtaataaaaaaaaaaaaaaaagaactacaACCAATTTTATATCGACGGTATAATGACATTGCAAGAACTCTAGAAAACGATCACAAAAAGAGCGGATGATAGCATCTTTCCGTAATAACATTTGAGCGTATCCTttccatattaatttgaatagcagAATAATAAGTGGCGCAAACTTGTATgatgaataaacaaataaaaaatgtgttcTACTCCAGAGAAAATTTGGGGTAGAAATTCAAGGCCGTATTTATGAATACATGTTCCGGTTTCTGTGCGTATTACTCAGGTAGTGGCTCACGCACAATCCCCAGTGTCCTCTTCAGAGTCTTTTCATACAGGCACACGATTGGGGCACTCAGTCCTTACCACGGGAGACCTGGCACTGTGCGACCCGTGTGCCTGCTGCGTCGCTGGTAGTCACCCTTAACACACCAGGCACAGATCACATGCAGAAACAAGCGAAGATTTTTGACGTAAAAGCGTTTATTGAAGAAGTCAGGAAACGTCCTCCCATTTGGGACTCGACTAACGTGAACAACTCTGACccgagaaagaagaaacgatgCTGGGAGGAAATACATTTAGTAGTCCATCCAAACTACAAAGACATGTCTCGCCAAGAAAAAGCTAGAGTTGGTAATAAtaccattttatttgttcCGATTCCAAGTGCGCGTTTGTTCTGTGATTTTATCTGATAGTCATTCAGACGTGCGAATTCCAGTGCAATTATGCGGTAGATGTATCGCAAATAGGATGCGGAATACTTTAGTTGCAGAAACAAAAAGTGGCATAACTTCAAACATAAAAACATAGCGTACCTTTGCACTTTCGTATCGCTGAAGAACGGAAACTCTGGagcattaaatatacaattgttttagCTCACGATATACGTAAAAGGTGGAAGAACATTCGACAGAATTACAAACGAGAAATGGACAGGAAAAGGTTGATTGATTATGACCCAAACCGGTCTGGGACACCCTATCTCGACAGTTTATCGTTTCTGGAACCAATAATTTTGGATCAAAAGTAAGTTAGGTTGTGGTATTGAAGAAGAAATCCTTATAATATTGATTTCCAACACATTCAGGACGAATTCGGGAGGAAATGATGATGTGGAAGGAGAGGAGTTCCAGAGTGAACCAGAAGATGCCCAAGTATTACCTGATTCTTCCCAACCAGTGACTTCTAAATGTGGAGGTAACAAAAGAAGAGCTATTGAGAAGGAAACAAAATCCGAACCATCACAAACAGGATTTGTTCGTAAGGGAATCAAAAGAAAAGCTACCGAGCTTAATCTCTTACAAGCAGAAGAAATTCTACCTGAGTCATCTCAATCAGACTCTTTAGAATCTAGAGAAACCAACGGTAAGGCTACCAAGTCTAATCATCTTGAAAAGGAGGAAACTGTGTTCAAACCATCTCAATCAGGATCTTCAGAATCTAGAAGAACCAACAGTAAGGCTACCAAGCCTAGTCACCTTGAAAAGGAAGAAACTATGTTCAAACCATCTCAATCAGGATCTTCAGAATCTAGAAGAACTAATAGTAAGACTACCGAGCCAAACCGCGTAGAAACGGAGCAAACGTTGCCAAACCCACCTCAACCAGGGTCTTTCGAGTCTGGAGGACCTACAAGAGGATCTCCCAAGGGAGACTGCATAGAAGAACATTACACGAGCTGTGATCCAAAGTCTTTTGCAAAGACGTGCTCCAGAAgtggacgacgacgacgacaaacATTTCCTGTTGTCCCTTTTAAACGCAACGAGAGCTGTTCCGAATCACCTGAAGTTAACGATGAGGACAGAAATGATGCAAGTTGTCGCAAAATATCGCGACATGGGTGCACATGTCTCTTTGAAATCCAAACGTCCTCCAGCCTAATCATTTAGCCCGATGCAATTCATAATTAAGTAATCACTGTTAtcttaggccgatcgcacacggcgcaaccgataTGAAATTAGTGTTACACACCGTTTGCGCTTGTTGTTTTACCTACTAAAGAATTGGATctacggtcgcatgcaactagtttcagagtggtttgaaattaatcggttgcgccgtgtgcgatagGCCTTAATCATCAAATTATTGTACGATTGCTATATGATATGgagtatgaaaataaaaaacttacaaataaaaaatttaatgagtataaatattataaatattattgctaCGCTTCCTAACGATGTGATTATGGTTCACAGTCGTTCAAAGACAATACAGAGTCACGGTCTGGCATAAGAGACACAACAGTCCCATGAGGTCACTAATCGAACCACGCGCGACTCACGTTTCAAACTTCAAACCCTGATCTGTTCCAACGATTCaaattttcgtatttaatatcACTAGGAAATTATATTGTCAGAGATTGATATCGTGGAATGCATTCTTGaacaaacaatattaataaaattctttattaaattatgatCGGTAACTCCAACTTTAAAATTGactaaccctttgcgctcgaggcatttttctataaaatcaaaaatccagtcaatttttataataaatttttgtgaaaccAAAAATTCTACTCCAAAgagaaacatctacgaacattcatgactcaatgtattattatttcaattaatagttaatcgcattctgatgtaagtgaatttgaaattgtacgttcacgaaatcacttttaaataacatatgtcGCCATAGAAGCGCCACCCGAGCGCGAAGagttaaatacataaaattccaTATGTATCGTGTAATGATCGAACAGTATTCTATCTGTACGCCACTTTAACAAGTTTTAAGaatctataatttattatggTTTAATTACCCCCATCAGAATTGTGTCTGGATCGTCCCACCACGAGGCGGAGGTAACAACGTCaaattattcataatgaaCCGCTTATAATTAATAGACTTACGGCAGCTACGTCGTCGTCGAAACGGAAAGAGCTTTATTACTTTACAGTTCGGCCATTGGCTCTGTGCGTACCATTTATGGCAGTTTCATGCGGCGGGCCTCTTCAAAGACCCTTTTACAAAGCTACGCGCGGGCCAAGCAACTACCACCGTTACAGAAGTTCCGTCGCACAGTGGTCCCGATGGCCGAGAACCTGGCCAAAATAAGGAGTTTTCGGATCTTCGGTGAAACGTGGTATTTTATggttatttgggccgcaaattacgaatctggtatcggaaatgcaaaattcaaactggcggatccaatatggccgacatgtatattacaaagttattagattttcatgaaacttggtattttatggttatttgggccgcaaattacgaatctNNNNNNNNNNatgaaacttggtattttatggttatttgggccgcaaattacgaatctagtatcggaattgcaaaattcaaaatgccagatccaatatggtcgacatgcatattaaaaatattaaattattatgaattttttatgaaataggatttctaggtttatagggcaacatagttggaatacattggcagaaataacaataataaattaatgttaaattaaaattaaggataataaggtttgttttaatgccgcgTAAACAGTCTTCTTTCCCTTATGAGCAtggactttaaatttaaataacttaaaatggcGCAAATTTGCACAGGTTTTCTCAATTGGATGTCATACCtgacatgttactttatatcaagaaacttggcagagcGTGTTACTCGGTGActatcatctttgttttccttcagattcatcgaaagataactaaaatttataccatattgAGAAGGGAATTACAATAGTGAATCCACAGATATTTTACTGTCTTCTTGTGGAAAGTTtatctttataatatatacttttatggtaaaatgatttacataggaatctattgaggataaactttctgtgacacaataaacatgcgccacttttcacgatatcaaggagcatgaaatttcgtcaactttgaacGTCTGTAAATCAGTaaccgattactatttttaaaaatttcaaacggcatttaatgcactcatatgtatacaacacacgcacaatattgaaaaaagtgtgttcgaaacttcaaaaattgcattttggccaggtttttgGCCATCGGGACCACTGTGCGTCGTTGCGTATGCTTGGTTGCACGGGCACAAGTGAGCTCGACGAGCTGGGAACGCAGTGCCTGCTTCGCCTCTAGTCGCCTCCGACTCACGAGGCGCGCAGCACGCGCCAGCCAACTGCGCCATGGAGAAGGAAGTACATGCCTTCGACGTGCAATCGTTCATTGAAGAAATCAAGAAATGTCCAGCCCTCTGGGATTTCTCTCACCCTAACTACACTGACatcaagagaaaaaaagaatattggAAGCAAATATACTCGAAAGTCGAGCGCAGCTACGAAATTATGTAACAGAAAGAGAAAATTGCAGTTGGTAATTATGAACTGCatcttattttttctttcatttagtGTACACTTGTTtcggtattttatttaatattaactaGGCAGATGTAACGTCTAAGTAACATTACAGTGCAGTTCATTTCTCCTAATTTTAGGTatatgttttgtattttttttttaaatgttgaatatttaggcgggatatttaaatatgcaGGTAGAATTTTATCTGatgattataaattatatttcatttcatctaATTTGAAGTGCATACTTgtcttaaaattttatttaatagtaaatatagagatgtaatatttaagtggtacaattttatttgtcaaaTGCACTAtgcaaaatatttgataaggTCTTCTAAGTTCATTATTATTCGTTGTATAAATGCTTTCAGCATGTAGATTACCATTTTGTTTAAACGGTCCCTGATTCttcagtaaaaattaaaataaatcgtgCAAAACATAATCTACGAGTATTCATAGAGTATACAGTGACCCAACAGTGACCCAACAGTGACCCAACGGTGACCCAACGGTGACCATACAATGACACAAGCAAATGGCCGCCGTTTCACGAACGTGAGAAATTTAAACATATCTCCATATAAAACAATGAGCACAAATTGTTTTGCTACAACTTGTACTTCCTACTGCACTTGTCACTACTCAAatacctaaaataaaaaaataaaatgtagttaTTACTGTAAATACAAACCTCAAAGTATTTTTAAGGAGCACTTACAAGGCAGCCAACCcaattccaaataaatttaaatcctATATCCTCGTAATCGCAATAATTCAGTTGAATAGGGACCAAAATTTCGGGTTGTTTTAGGTAACGATATTCGTAAGAGATGGAAAAATATACGGCAGAGTTTCAGACGAGAACTGGCTAGGAGAAAGGCGGTCGTGTGCGGCGAAAGCAAGAACTGGACAACGTACAAGTACTTCGACATGCTGACGTTTCTGACACCAGTAATGGCCGACACTCCGATGTAAGCGTCCACTTATCTACCGGCGTCGAAGACGAACTGGTTATGGCACTAAGTATGCTCGTAATGTGTTTAGAACGGACTCCGTTTCGAAAGAAGGCGACGGAGTCGAAGAAGAGGAGCCCGAGAGCGAGCAAGATGATGTACAAGTGCACCCTGAAGCGTCACAGCCAGGGTCTTCTGAATGTGAAAGAGCCGAAAAGAAAGTCATCGAAGGTCGCTCGAGGAAAGAACAAACACCGTGTGAGCCATCGTCCCCGAAATCACCTGAACGTCAGGAGGTCAAGAGAAAAGCTGTCGATGACGATCTTCATATAAGAGAACTTAGTCGGGCTGTGATACAAACACTCGCCTAGAGACGTGGTGCAGAGGCGGAAGAACACGACgacgataaacattttttactatCCCTTTTGAACGCAACGAGATCGGTTCCCAATCACACGAAGCTAGCGATGCGGACAGAGATGACGCAAATCGTTTCGAAATATTGCAACATGTGTACACTTATTACTCAACCC is a window from the Hylaeus volcanicus isolate JK05 chromosome 7, UHH_iyHylVolc1.0_haploid, whole genome shotgun sequence genome containing:
- the LOC128880274 gene encoding uncharacterized protein LOC128880274 codes for the protein MLTFLTPVMADTPITDSVSKEGDGVEEEEPESEQDDVQVHPEASQPGSSECERAEKKVIEGRSRKEQTPCEPSSPKSPERQEVKRKAVDDDLHIRELSRAVIQTLA
- the LOC128880273 gene encoding uncharacterized protein LOC128880273, whose protein sequence is MQKQAKIFDVKAFIEEVRKRPPIWDSTNVNNSDPRKKKRCWEEIHLVVHPNYKDMSRQEKARVAHDIRKRWKNIRQNYKREMDRKRLIDYDPNRSGTPYLDSLSFLEPIILDQKTNSGGNDDVEGEEFQSEPEDAQVLPDSSQPVTSKCGGNKRRAIEKETKSEPSQTGFVRKGIKRKATELNLLQAEEILPESSQSDSLESRETNGKATKSNHLEKEETVFKPSQSGSSESRRTNSKATKPSHLEKEETMFKPSQSGSSESRRTNSKTTEPNRVETEQTLPNPPQPGSFESGGPTRGSPKGDCIEEHYTSCDPKSFAKTCSRSGRRRRQTFPVVPFKRNESCSESPEVNDEDRNDASCRKISRHGCTCLFEIQTSSSLII